The Rhodopirellula bahusiensis DNA segment GTGGGAATCCGCGAGACTGAAAGTCGGGCCGGTTCAAGAGAAAGCGATGGCCGTCAGTACCTGGGCCACCGGAAAGGTTGTTTTAAACGAGGACCGGGTCGCTCATATCTATTCCATTACCGAAGGAGTCGCCTATCAGGTGCCAGTGCATCTCGGACAGCGAGTAGAGAAAGATCAAATTCTGGCCGTCATCGACAGTCGCGAAGTCGGCACGGCCAAATTGGAGTTGTATCAGGCCCGCTTGCAGGAAGAGTTTGCCAAGCAGGCAAACGACTTCGCGCAAGAAGTCAAAAAGAATGCCAACGAATTGCTTGACGCGCTTGATGCGAACAAGTCTGTCGAAGAGATCAACGAGGTGCTTGGTGATAAGCCGATCGGTAAGTATCGCGAGCAGTTGTTGACCGCCTACGCTGAATTGATCCGCGCTCGTGCCGATTATGAGCGACTCAAACCGGTGGCTGCAACCGGAGCGGTGGCCGGGAAACAGTTGATCGAAGTGGAGGCGAAGTTTCGAGCTGCCGAGGCGGGTTACAAGGCCGTGGTCGAGCAATTGCGGTTCTCGATCCCTCAGGATGCCCTGCAAACCGAACAAGCGTTGCGGCAAGCCCGCCAAGCCGTCGACGTCGCGATGGCGAAGCTCAGCATCTTGGGCTATTTCGAGGAACAGTTGCGAGACCTCAAGCCGCTCGATCCCGAAGAATGCATCTCTCATTTCGTCGTAAGAGCGCCGTTTGCGGGAACCATCATTTCCAAGAACGTCGTGCTTGCCGAGCGCGTGGGGACCGACACCGAGATGTTCCGCCTGGCTGATTTGTCCTCCGTCTGGGTGCAAGCTGATATCTATCAAAAAGACCTTCCGAATATCGAGCTGCTGGGCGACACGATTCAATTTCGGGCAGTCAGTGGCAGCGCGGCAGCGGACCACACTCATGAAGCC contains these protein-coding regions:
- a CDS encoding efflux RND transporter periplasmic adaptor subunit, with amino-acid sequence MKSRRVMIAIGYLLSAVAGGGIVFYFLSHQQLSNTIDDRATEVSEESVAGDENVVNLPKAMWESARLKVGPVQEKAMAVSTWATGKVVLNEDRVAHIYSITEGVAYQVPVHLGQRVEKDQILAVIDSREVGTAKLELYQARLQEEFAKQANDFAQEVKKNANELLDALDANKSVEEINEVLGDKPIGKYREQLLTAYAELIRARADYERLKPVAATGAVAGKQLIEVEAKFRAAEAGYKAVVEQLRFSIPQDALQTEQALRQARQAVDVAMAKLSILGYFEEQLRDLKPLDPEECISHFVVRAPFAGTIISKNVVLAERVGTDTEMFRLADLSSVWVQADIYQKDLPNIELLGDTIQFRAVSGSAAADHTHEAKIFYRGDVVDADTRTLLLRAVTANPDNHLKAGMFVEINLPGEASTEVLAVPATAVQEVKGEQTVFVKVGETEFRKVPVVVGPIADGMIAIEEGLNADDNVVTSGAFVLKSELMKDEIGDDD